A DNA window from Ostrea edulis chromosome 5, xbOstEdul1.1, whole genome shotgun sequence contains the following coding sequences:
- the LOC125650007 gene encoding uncharacterized protein LOC125650007, with protein sequence MRYLWNTILVVLQAYHCSSCPNDTGWIGNPDWTFCYKDMNDVEDFVTSANVCSAINTTMAMPKNDTEVQQLITFMTMIGKKSAWIYLAKSGFVFQWMDGMALTEESWADPEPSGDGNCVEVSTALLGWNDLSCTQDKRNTICQALNEITPITELVKITTPTEEMTTTDLPINNTTTSTLSTSTTTTSAVSTSTTTSALFNSTTTTSALFNSTIYNTTEVNLTCYTYTVCGANRTLSVWELATLIAKRQADLTVEKSRLSSTIRRKSSAGDTRPSSVSIGVLGGIVIVIIYMFISFLDLVPVKAKPKTSTKPKNRSKSAHHRLEL encoded by the coding sequence ATGCGGTATCTGTGGAATACTATACTGGTAGTTCTCCAAGCTTATCACTGCAGTTCATGTCCTAATGACACTGGGTGGATTGGAAATCCAGACTGGACCTTCTGCTACAAGGACATGAATGACGTTGAGGACTTTGTAACTTCTGCCAATGTGTGCTCTGCTATCAATACCACAATGGCTATGCCTAAGAATGACACAGAAGTTCAGCAACTCATTACTTTCATGACTATGATTGGTAAAAAGAGTGCCTGGATCTACTTGGCTAAATCTGGATTTGTGTTTCAGTGGATGGATGGGATGGCTCTGACCGAGGAGTCCTGGGCGGATCCGGAGCCGAGCGGAGATGGGAACTGTGTGGAAGTGAGCACAGCTTTATTGGGATGGAATGATTTGTCATGTACCCAAGATAAAAGGAACACGATTTGTCAAGCACTGAATGAAATAACTCCAATAACTGAATTAGTGAAAATTACAACACCCACAGAGGAAATGACGACAACTGATCTCCCCATCAACAACACAACCACCTCCACACTGTCAACCTCAACAACAACCACCTCAGCAGTGTCAACTTCAACAACCACCTCAGCACTGTTCAACTCGACAACAACCACCTCAGCACTGTTCAACTCGACAATCTACAACACAACAGAGGTAAATCTCACCTGTTACACCTACACAGTATGTGGAGCCAACAGAACGCTTTCTGTGTGGGAGTTAGCTACATTAATAGCTAAGCGCCAGGCAGACCTTACTGTGGAGAAGAGCCGCTTATCATCCACCATCAGACGGAAGTCCAGTGCTGGAGATACACGTCCAAGCTCCGTGTCTATTGGGGTGCTAGGCGGAATCGTCATAGTGATAATTTATATGTTCATCTCATTCCTGGACTTGGTACCAGTAAAAGCAAAACCGAAAACAAGCACAAAACCAAAGAATCGTTCCAAGAGTGCTCATCACAGGCTTGAACTGTAA